Proteins from a single region of Desulfobacterales bacterium:
- the serS gene encoding serine--tRNA ligase, which produces MLEIKLLREDLLGIETALKHRGNTIDLAGFKQLDESRKNLLQEIEALRHQRNTVSETIATLKKAGKDASILMNETKAVSNKIKELEKAISQTEESLDKILLQLPNIPNESVPIGKDETENTLLRVVGRPPVFDFAPQAHWTIGEKLHVLDFERAARITGARFPLYLGAGARMERALINFMLDLHTTEHGYKEILPPYIVNRTTMTHTGQLPKFEADLFKLDGLDYFLIPTAEVPLTNIHQGEILDQEMLPIYYTAFTPCFRSEAGSYGKDTRGLIRQHQFNKVELVKFVEPESSYAELETLLLNAEEILKRLNLPYRVITLCTGDMGFSAAKTYDIEVWMPAQDVYREISSCSNFESFQARRANIRFRTKGRKGTMLVHTLNGSGLAVGRTVAAILENYQQADGSVVIPTALRPYMGGLERITL; this is translated from the coding sequence ATGCTGGAAATCAAGTTATTGAGAGAAGATCTTCTGGGGATCGAAACAGCGCTGAAACATCGCGGCAACACCATCGACCTTGCCGGGTTCAAGCAACTCGATGAATCGCGCAAAAATCTGCTTCAAGAAATCGAGGCCTTGCGTCATCAACGCAACACGGTTTCAGAAACCATCGCAACTTTAAAAAAAGCCGGCAAAGATGCCTCGATCCTGATGAATGAAACCAAAGCGGTTTCCAATAAAATTAAAGAGCTGGAAAAAGCCATCTCCCAGACTGAAGAATCGCTGGACAAGATCTTATTGCAACTTCCTAATATACCGAATGAATCAGTGCCCATCGGAAAAGATGAAACCGAAAACACCTTGTTGCGAGTGGTGGGCCGTCCGCCCGTTTTTGACTTTGCCCCACAAGCACACTGGACCATCGGTGAAAAATTACATGTTCTCGATTTCGAACGCGCCGCCCGTATCACGGGTGCTCGCTTTCCCCTCTATTTGGGAGCGGGCGCACGCATGGAAAGAGCGCTGATCAATTTTATGCTTGATCTGCATACCACAGAACACGGATACAAGGAAATTCTTCCGCCATATATCGTCAATCGGACCACCATGACCCATACAGGCCAATTGCCGAAGTTTGAAGCGGATTTATTCAAACTCGACGGCTTGGATTATTTTCTTATTCCCACTGCGGAAGTACCGCTCACGAATATTCACCAGGGAGAGATTCTCGACCAGGAGATGTTGCCCATCTATTACACGGCCTTCACGCCTTGTTTTCGCTCAGAGGCCGGCTCTTATGGCAAGGACACCCGCGGGCTTATTCGGCAGCACCAGTTTAACAAAGTGGAACTGGTAAAGTTTGTGGAACCAGAGTCTTCCTATGCAGAGTTAGAAACGCTGCTGCTGAATGCGGAGGAAATTCTCAAGCGACTGAACCTGCCCTATCGCGTTATCACGCTGTGCACGGGGGATATGGGGTTTTCCGCTGCCAAAACGTACGATATCGAAGTGTGGATGCCAGCGCAAGACGTCTACCGGGAGATATCTTCCTGCAGCAATTTTGAAAGTTTTCAAGCAAGGCGTGCCAATATCCGATTTAGAACCAAGGGCCGAAAAGGCACCATGCTGGTTCATACGCTCAACGGCTCCGGCCTTGCCGTGGGCAGAACCGTGGCAGCCATCCTCGAAAACTATCAACAGGCCGACGGCTCCGTCGTCATCCCCACCGCTTTAAGGCCGTACATGGGGGGACTGGAGAGGATAACACTGTGA
- the thrC gene encoding threonine synthase produces MKPENFPIEIQPYIIPQPKGELIYQCLECGRTYGIDALLYTCPHCHQVLLIKDNRFDELKKIDGRMWQRIFDYRKMLTLPSLKGIYRYHEFIGPVMPLESIVYLGEGHTPMIEANDFMQHKAGIRFFFKNDGQNPSASFKDRGMASALSYIHYLIQTGAVSDVLAVCASTGDTSAAAALYAAYLQPHIKSAVILPHRKVTPQQLSQPLCSGARVFELPGVFDDCMKVVEALSENYPVALLNSKNAWRILGQESYSYEIAQDFEYDLKSKAIFVPIGNAGNITAVMSGFLKFYEAGVITALPKIIGVQSHHADPVFRYYQEQDASKRKFTPVTVKPSVAQAAMIGNPVSMPRVIHLSNTYNQTAGRQAVFVVQVTEQAIMDWQLLANRNGHIACTHGGESLAGLVAAKEQGLVDEQDTAVIDSTAHALKFAGFSDMYFQNIIPPEFGITPNPDLINAPVLIHPKDLDAVPMPGKPLTGVLFDRFVSRVTEEIATTLNLKKEGA; encoded by the coding sequence GTGAAACCAGAAAATTTCCCAATAGAAATTCAGCCCTATATCATTCCGCAACCCAAGGGCGAACTGATTTACCAATGCCTTGAATGCGGCCGGACCTACGGAATCGATGCGCTGCTTTACACATGTCCACACTGCCACCAAGTCCTGCTCATTAAAGATAACCGGTTTGATGAACTCAAAAAAATTGATGGCCGAATGTGGCAACGCATTTTCGACTATCGAAAGATGCTTACCCTGCCATCCCTAAAAGGGATTTATCGCTATCACGAATTTATCGGCCCGGTCATGCCCCTGGAAAGCATCGTCTATCTCGGTGAAGGTCACACACCCATGATTGAAGCCAATGATTTTATGCAACATAAAGCCGGAATCCGCTTTTTCTTTAAAAATGACGGCCAGAATCCAAGCGCTTCATTTAAAGACCGCGGCATGGCCAGCGCGTTAAGCTATATTCATTATCTGATTCAAACCGGGGCGGTTTCCGATGTACTGGCGGTATGCGCGTCCACCGGCGACACATCCGCCGCAGCTGCTCTGTATGCCGCTTATTTACAGCCGCATATCAAGTCCGCGGTTATTCTGCCTCATAGAAAGGTCACGCCACAGCAACTCTCTCAGCCGCTATGCAGCGGTGCGCGCGTTTTTGAGTTGCCCGGTGTATTCGATGATTGCATGAAGGTGGTCGAAGCGCTTTCCGAAAACTACCCCGTAGCGCTGCTGAATTCCAAAAATGCATGGCGAATCCTCGGGCAGGAATCGTATTCATACGAAATCGCGCAGGATTTCGAGTATGATCTTAAGAGCAAGGCCATTTTTGTTCCCATCGGCAATGCCGGGAACATCACCGCAGTGATGAGCGGTTTTTTAAAATTTTACGAAGCCGGCGTCATTACTGCATTACCAAAGATCATCGGGGTGCAGTCCCATCATGCGGATCCGGTTTTCCGTTATTATCAGGAGCAAGATGCCTCCAAGCGCAAATTTACACCCGTTACAGTAAAGCCGAGTGTCGCCCAGGCGGCCATGATTGGAAACCCCGTCTCCATGCCACGCGTTATTCATCTATCGAACACCTACAATCAGACGGCAGGCCGGCAAGCCGTGTTCGTTGTTCAAGTAACGGAGCAGGCCATCATGGACTGGCAGCTTCTAGCCAACCGCAATGGTCACATTGCTTGCACCCATGGCGGCGAGTCCCTGGCAGGGCTGGTGGCAGCCAAAGAACAGGGGCTGGTTGACGAACAAGATACCGCGGTGATCGATTCCACTGCGCACGCACTGAAATTCGCCGGTTTTTCCGACATGTATTTTCAAAATATCATTCCGCCGGAGTTCGGCATCACGCCGAATCCCGATCTGATCAACGCACCGGTATTGATTCATCCCAAAGATCTTGATGCCGTGCCCATGCCCGGAAAACCGCTTACCGGTGTTCTTTTTGATCGCTTTGTTTCTCGGGTCACCGAAGAAATCGCCACCACCCTTAACTTAAAAAAGGAAGGCGCTTAA
- a CDS encoding tetratricopeptide repeat protein: MKPTPYLLLTAICLGCLIGCSTPSATVDKTRQFEAQRNLGEAYLKEGDYTSALRELLNAEALEPDDPYLHNSLGTVYAAKGRLDLAIDHYKKALSLKPDYAPARNNLGTVYLRRKEWDAAINCLKELTGNLLYATPHFPLYNIGWAYYNKKDYAQAENYYQQALDFEPDFFRALWGMGLVSLATGKIDAALSYLEKSVQNEPQFAQAHLDLGRIYQRKGEKDKAIAAFQRAMDLSPNSEIGKSAKTALTSFN; the protein is encoded by the coding sequence ATGAAACCAACACCCTATTTGCTATTGACCGCGATCTGTTTAGGTTGCCTCATCGGGTGCAGCACACCGAGCGCAACGGTTGATAAAACTCGCCAGTTCGAGGCCCAGCGAAACCTGGGAGAAGCCTATTTAAAGGAAGGAGATTATACTTCTGCTTTAAGAGAGCTGTTAAATGCCGAAGCGCTGGAGCCCGATGACCCCTATCTTCATAATTCACTCGGAACCGTTTATGCCGCCAAGGGCAGATTGGATCTGGCGATCGACCATTACAAAAAGGCCCTTTCCCTCAAACCCGATTATGCGCCGGCCAGAAACAATCTCGGCACGGTCTATTTGCGTCGGAAAGAGTGGGACGCCGCCATTAATTGCTTAAAGGAGCTTACCGGAAATCTTTTGTACGCAACCCCGCACTTTCCGCTCTATAATATCGGCTGGGCCTACTATAATAAAAAAGACTATGCGCAGGCGGAAAACTATTATCAACAAGCCCTTGACTTTGAGCCCGATTTTTTCCGTGCGCTCTGGGGGATGGGTCTTGTTTCTCTGGCCACCGGGAAAATCGATGCGGCCCTGAGCTACCTTGAAAAATCGGTTCAAAACGAACCCCAATTTGCACAAGCCCACCTGGATCTCGGTAGAATCTACCAGCGCAAGGGGGAAAAAGATAAAGCCATAGCGGCCTTTCAGCGCGCCATGGACTTGTCTCCCAACAGCGAAATTGGAAAATCCGCCAAAACGGCGTTAACTTCCTTTAATTAA
- a CDS encoding invasin domain 3-containing protein — protein sequence MERDKFMKRSSCIVRFLVALPILSIILMTGGCSSDGGGSDGSSTPTPTQTPFTISLSASSNFIDFNETTSISAVVYDDSGNTIAGESLIFTVDDPLIASVTRSAVTGSNGTAITTFSARTFSGDVNVTATAGDLSSAPIVITILSGAAPSDMSLTINPSAILVKGTSTVQARVLDDNGGPVSDGTTVSFSSGNVLLGTFSSATTTTNSGYASATFNAASQPGTVTVTVKSAGLSETANITILPAPAAVLQFVSATPQLLAIQGSGGIETAVVKFVVKDSNDDPVEGTNVSFVLQGPNGGEYIDPPPDATPKQIDVSTGADGVAQVILHSGAVSGPVTIRGTTYVTDGQGNQLPISAQSSVISIGGGVPSAKHFSVAASKLNVPGLGYNGLETAFTVYLSDRFGNYNILQGTTVSFISEAGLAVDTANVTLDATGVASVTARTQIPSLFSGPENVQPLAWESSLQNYIANTYGINIGHPRDGRASVLVYVRGEEHFSDSNANGVYDAGETFTDTLDDPFNDFNDNNTYDGPSSSDPQEPYIDAGSNGIWNGSNNRWDSNKFIFMNFPILLTGPLHVQPNVSSFTVADGSSAEIRLLVCDENGNIPPAGTKLSVSIDKGRILGTTDLTYTDSNFIASSMSGQLSQIEFVYNIEDADAGDTKALENAKITFTVDWAGEARKDTYSVSVYGTID from the coding sequence ATGGAAAGGGACAAGTTTATGAAGCGTAGCAGTTGTATTGTTCGATTTTTGGTTGCGCTGCCAATCTTATCGATAATTTTGATGACCGGCGGGTGCAGCTCGGATGGCGGCGGCTCTGATGGTTCGTCCACACCAACACCCACCCAAACGCCCTTTACAATAAGCCTTTCCGCCAGTTCAAATTTTATTGATTTCAATGAAACGACCAGCATCAGTGCGGTTGTGTATGATGATAGCGGGAATACCATTGCAGGCGAAAGTTTGATTTTCACCGTTGATGATCCACTGATAGCCTCTGTGACCAGAAGCGCTGTCACCGGCAGCAATGGGACGGCGATAACAACGTTCAGCGCAAGAACATTTTCCGGTGATGTGAACGTTACGGCAACAGCGGGTGATTTGTCCAGTGCGCCGATAGTCATTACCATACTTAGCGGCGCTGCTCCTTCGGATATGAGCCTAACGATCAATCCCAGTGCAATCCTTGTTAAGGGAACCTCGACTGTACAAGCTCGTGTATTGGATGATAATGGGGGGCCTGTTTCAGACGGCACCACCGTGAGCTTTTCGTCGGGGAATGTGTTGCTTGGAACTTTTTCCTCGGCCACGACAACAACCAACAGCGGCTATGCTTCCGCTACGTTTAATGCAGCGAGTCAGCCGGGCACTGTAACGGTTACCGTCAAGTCCGCAGGCTTGTCCGAAACGGCCAATATTACTATTTTGCCGGCGCCGGCGGCAGTCTTACAGTTTGTTTCGGCAACACCGCAGCTTCTCGCCATACAGGGGTCGGGCGGTATAGAAACGGCCGTTGTGAAATTTGTGGTAAAAGACAGTAATGATGATCCCGTAGAAGGCACAAATGTCTCTTTTGTGTTACAAGGCCCCAATGGGGGCGAATATATCGATCCGCCGCCGGATGCGACACCGAAACAAATCGATGTTTCCACAGGTGCGGATGGCGTTGCGCAGGTGATTTTACACAGCGGTGCCGTTTCCGGACCGGTCACCATTAGGGGAACCACTTATGTTACGGATGGGCAAGGGAATCAACTCCCCATATCGGCGCAGTCTTCCGTTATATCGATTGGTGGCGGCGTTCCATCGGCCAAGCATTTCAGCGTGGCTGCATCAAAATTGAATGTCCCGGGATTAGGGTATAACGGGCTGGAAACAGCGTTTACCGTTTATCTTTCGGATCGATTCGGGAACTACAACATATTGCAGGGAACAACCGTTTCTTTTATCAGTGAGGCCGGCCTGGCGGTAGATACCGCCAATGTTACGTTAGATGCGACGGGGGTGGCCTCCGTGACCGCCAGAACTCAAATTCCGTCTTTATTTTCAGGGCCGGAGAATGTCCAACCCCTGGCATGGGAATCATCTCTACAGAATTATATCGCCAATACTTACGGCATCAATATCGGACACCCCAGAGACGGCAGGGCTTCCGTGTTGGTCTATGTAAGAGGAGAGGAACATTTTAGTGACAGCAACGCTAACGGCGTTTATGATGCGGGGGAAACTTTTACAGATACCTTGGACGATCCTTTTAACGATTTCAATGACAACAACACTTATGATGGCCCATCCTCCTCAGACCCTCAGGAGCCCTATATAGACGCCGGATCCAATGGTATCTGGAATGGCAGCAATAACCGATGGGACAGCAACAAATTCATTTTTATGAACTTTCCGATATTGTTAACCGGGCCACTGCATGTTCAACCGAATGTGAGTTCGTTTACTGTTGCTGATGGCAGTAGTGCGGAAATAAGGTTACTTGTCTGTGATGAGAATGGCAATATACCGCCTGCCGGCACCAAGCTGAGCGTTTCAATTGATAAGGGCCGCATTTTGGGCACAACCGATTTGACCTATACGGACAGTAATTTTATCGCTTCTTCAATGAGTGGGCAGTTGAGCCAAATTGAATTTGTTTATAACATAGAAGACGCGGATGCCGGCGATACCAAAGCACTTGAAAATGCAAAGATAACCTTTACGGTTGACTGGGCGGGAGAAGCAAGAAAAGACACCTATAGTGTTAGCGTATATGGCACAATAGATTAA
- the pilQ gene encoding type IV pilus secretin PilQ, translating to MNHHVKKSNRWGGLHLLFMLLAALMIGCAANAPSRQPEAAAPGQSEEVPGSQEKSITGIRTVNGENGVQVKIAGNGPLTYMSVKQPHPLAVVLYFKDTGLAGGTPKQATGSGVVSAINAADIAEGQSRIEILLAEDVDYTVSREDGGLMVSFPNSGERETSPALSQMSETHLSEQPGSASEPPMNVASIATNLNSISAAPDEKSTIVTVAADGSIHNYKSFTLENPPRIVFELFGLKSQSKGEQVIPVGSPWVKNVRYYAYPEKIRVVMDTTTPNLSRFGAWPVESGLIIRIGDEGKRAPVDGEVAISAPKQTVARPYQPVSGKPAWVNRIDFASEEAGKSTILIGTTEPAQYALKKVGDRLLRLTLDNTRLPEYRERPLITNRFQSAVDRILPVRKPGKPESAYFDIELREAVPYLVEQQDRLILVHFEASSVPPQSLHVKTLPEWESASKTALVANPPVSVETIAEEAYAPNIFAGKQFGGEKIALDFYETDLKNVFRILKEVSGKNFAIDKDVSGKVTLSFEKPVPWDQVMALILKMNQLGQVVDGDIIRIATLATLKKEEDERQAAIAAQQKAIEQQVALEPLITEYISVNYAKAKEEVLPHLQKIITEGRGNVTVDDRSNQIIITDVAAKIEQAKGMVKQLDNVTPQVIIEARIVEVNSSFSNELGISWNAQADNIQKNFLGGLVDWDVAMNYPVASTGAIGFNFTRIAGTPLILDARLSASEVKGNAKIISAPKIVTLDNKKAKIKQGLEIAYFERDDSGGSSVKFKNVDLLLEVTPHVTPDKRVSMTIFITKNDVKGFEGGIPTLSTNEAETELLVNDGDTIVIGGILKQSTSGGTDGYPGLSSIPVVSFLFKNTSSSGNNGELLIFITPQIVQLAQR from the coding sequence ATGAATCACCATGTCAAAAAATCGAACAGATGGGGCGGCCTTCACCTCCTTTTTATGCTGCTTGCTGCCCTGATGATAGGGTGTGCCGCGAATGCGCCCTCTCGACAACCGGAGGCGGCAGCGCCGGGTCAGTCAGAAGAAGTGCCGGGGTCGCAAGAAAAGAGCATAACCGGCATTCGGACGGTAAATGGTGAGAATGGCGTTCAAGTGAAAATTGCCGGAAACGGGCCACTGACTTATATGTCCGTGAAACAGCCGCACCCGCTAGCCGTGGTGCTCTATTTCAAGGACACGGGGTTGGCTGGCGGGACGCCGAAACAAGCAACGGGAAGCGGCGTGGTTTCCGCCATCAACGCGGCTGACATTGCGGAAGGCCAGAGCCGAATTGAAATTTTATTGGCAGAGGATGTGGATTACACGGTCAGTCGGGAAGACGGTGGCCTGATGGTCTCTTTCCCCAATTCTGGTGAGCGGGAAACATCGCCAGCGCTTTCGCAAATGAGCGAAACGCACCTGTCAGAACAACCGGGGTCGGCGAGCGAGCCGCCGATGAATGTGGCGTCGATCGCCACGAACCTTAATTCAATATCAGCCGCTCCGGACGAAAAAAGCACGATAGTAACCGTTGCCGCGGACGGGTCGATTCATAATTATAAATCCTTTACGCTGGAAAATCCGCCGCGCATCGTATTTGAGTTGTTTGGATTAAAAAGCCAATCTAAGGGAGAGCAGGTGATTCCGGTGGGGAGCCCCTGGGTGAAAAACGTCCGCTATTACGCTTATCCTGAAAAAATTCGAGTTGTTATGGATACAACAACGCCGAATCTCAGTCGCTTTGGTGCCTGGCCGGTGGAATCGGGGCTTATCATTCGCATTGGTGATGAGGGAAAGCGCGCCCCGGTGGATGGGGAGGTTGCGATTTCGGCACCGAAACAAACGGTAGCTCGACCGTACCAGCCCGTTTCCGGCAAACCGGCCTGGGTGAATCGGATCGATTTTGCCAGCGAGGAAGCGGGAAAATCGACCATTTTAATCGGAACTACGGAACCGGCCCAATACGCTTTGAAAAAAGTCGGTGATCGGCTTTTGCGTCTTACTTTGGATAATACACGGTTGCCGGAGTATCGTGAACGTCCGTTGATTACCAACCGATTCCAAAGTGCAGTCGATCGCATTCTTCCGGTTCGAAAGCCCGGGAAGCCCGAAAGTGCCTACTTTGATATTGAACTGCGCGAAGCCGTTCCCTATTTGGTTGAACAGCAGGACCGGTTGATTCTCGTTCATTTTGAGGCGTCATCCGTGCCTCCCCAGTCATTACATGTAAAAACCTTGCCCGAATGGGAATCCGCATCCAAAACGGCGTTAGTGGCGAATCCCCCCGTTTCGGTTGAAACGATAGCGGAAGAGGCGTATGCGCCGAATATTTTTGCCGGAAAGCAATTTGGCGGCGAAAAGATCGCTCTCGATTTTTATGAGACGGACCTAAAAAATGTTTTCCGAATATTGAAAGAGGTGAGCGGTAAAAATTTCGCCATTGACAAGGACGTAAGCGGCAAGGTGACCCTGTCCTTTGAGAAACCGGTTCCCTGGGACCAGGTGATGGCGTTGATACTAAAGATGAACCAGCTGGGGCAGGTTGTGGATGGGGATATCATCAGAATCGCCACGCTGGCCACGCTTAAAAAAGAAGAAGATGAGCGACAGGCTGCTATCGCGGCACAGCAAAAGGCCATCGAGCAGCAAGTCGCGCTGGAGCCATTGATTACCGAATATATTTCGGTTAATTATGCCAAGGCAAAGGAAGAGGTGTTGCCCCACCTGCAAAAAATAATTACAGAAGGCAGGGGAAATGTCACGGTGGATGATCGAAGCAATCAAATTATCATCACCGATGTTGCGGCGAAAATAGAGCAAGCCAAGGGAATGGTGAAACAGCTGGATAATGTAACCCCCCAGGTCATTATTGAGGCCAGAATCGTAGAGGTCAACAGCTCCTTTTCAAACGAGCTCGGAATCAGTTGGAATGCCCAGGCCGATAATATTCAAAAGAACTTTTTGGGAGGTTTGGTGGACTGGGATGTGGCCATGAACTACCCGGTCGCCAGTACCGGTGCTATCGGATTTAATTTTACGCGTATTGCCGGGACGCCGTTGATCTTGGATGCCAGGTTGTCCGCGAGCGAGGTAAAGGGCAATGCCAAAATCATTTCCGCGCCTAAAATCGTGACGCTCGACAACAAAAAGGCAAAGATCAAACAAGGCCTTGAAATTGCCTATTTTGAAAGGGATGACTCGGGCGGAAGCTCGGTTAAATTTAAAAACGTTGATCTGCTTCTTGAGGTCACGCCTCATGTAACGCCGGACAAGCGGGTTTCGATGACCATTTTTATCACGAAAAACGATGTTAAGGGGTTTGAGGGCGGGATTCCCACACTGTCCACCAACGAGGCCGAGACCGAGCTTCTGGTGAACGATGGTGATACCATTGTCATTGGCGGAATACTCAAACAATCCACCTCCGGCGGCACGGACGGTTATCCGGGACTGTCCTCCATCCCCGTTGTGAGCTTTTTGTTTAAAAACACCTCAAGTTCAGGCAATAACGGCGAATTGCTGATTTTTATCACGCCGCAGATTGTTCAGCTGGCTCAACGCTGA
- a CDS encoding pilus assembly protein PilP, translating to MKITVMFKSNPFNWTIASALFLLFLVLGCGEAESPQTKPVVVKKRITEKTLPEKPEKAGGAAVEKADAVPLATEKKVADSTLEPKEDSTASSRRPMVSPEEKQDTPSSESSPEISLSDKIVGASPRYDPAGKIDPFEPLFKETPSVIASTETKYKRRRPLTPLEKIDVSQLKLMGVIRAESGNRALLVDATGKGYIVTTGTYVGINGGRVVEIEKQSAFIEEEVEDIFGKITVSRQELKLQKPAGEE from the coding sequence ATGAAGATAACCGTTATGTTTAAATCCAATCCATTCAACTGGACGATTGCGAGTGCACTTTTTCTTTTATTTCTGGTTCTGGGGTGTGGGGAAGCAGAGTCGCCGCAGACCAAACCCGTTGTTGTAAAAAAACGAATTACTGAAAAAACGCTTCCCGAGAAACCGGAAAAAGCAGGGGGCGCTGCGGTTGAGAAAGCGGATGCGGTCCCGTTGGCAACTGAAAAGAAGGTCGCTGATTCCACCCTCGAACCAAAAGAAGATTCGACAGCTTCCAGCCGACGTCCGATGGTCTCGCCGGAAGAAAAGCAGGATACCCCTTCATCGGAATCCTCACCGGAAATATCACTTTCGGATAAAATTGTGGGTGCCAGTCCGCGGTATGATCCGGCAGGAAAAATAGATCCATTTGAGCCGCTGTTCAAAGAAACGCCGAGTGTAATTGCTTCGACGGAAACAAAATATAAGCGAAGAAGACCGCTTACTCCCCTGGAGAAAATCGATGTGAGTCAACTAAAATTGATGGGGGTTATTCGGGCTGAAAGCGGTAATCGTGCGCTGCTCGTGGATGCCACGGGAAAAGGCTATATTGTCACCACCGGAACCTATGTTGGCATCAATGGGGGGCGGGTTGTTGAGATTGAAAAGCAAAGCGCCTTTATTGAAGAAGAGGTCGAGGATATTTTCGGAAAGATTACGGTTTCGCGACAAGAATTGAAATTGCAAAAACCGGCTGGAGAAGAATAG
- a CDS encoding type 4a pilus biogenesis protein PilO — translation MKKQSKSVQVMTPIFEKIGMLSKLQRSLICCASFLILIGAFYYFSYMPKIEKINGLTQRRDTLRQQVATAQQKAKQLAKYREEKKKAEADFMIARKVLPEKTEIPSLLTGISRSGQNAGLEFLLFQPQKEIRKDFYAEIPVSVKVVGGFHNVAAFFDNVARLDRIVTVQNVAMEADKAGKDKLTTSCTAVTYRFVEPEIKPSAEPQKGKRRRR, via the coding sequence ATGAAAAAACAATCCAAATCCGTTCAGGTCATGACGCCGATTTTTGAAAAAATCGGAATGCTGAGCAAGCTTCAGCGAAGCCTAATTTGTTGCGCCAGCTTTTTGATACTGATCGGCGCTTTTTACTATTTTTCATACATGCCGAAAATAGAAAAAATAAACGGATTAACACAACGGCGGGACACCCTTAGACAGCAGGTGGCGACGGCTCAACAGAAGGCAAAACAACTGGCGAAATATCGTGAAGAAAAGAAAAAAGCGGAAGCTGATTTTATGATTGCCAGAAAAGTGCTTCCCGAAAAAACGGAAATTCCGTCATTGCTTACGGGAATCAGCCGATCGGGTCAGAATGCCGGACTGGAGTTTTTATTGTTCCAGCCGCAGAAAGAGATTCGGAAAGATTTTTATGCCGAGATTCCCGTATCCGTCAAGGTGGTCGGGGGATTTCATAACGTGGCTGCTTTCTTCGATAATGTCGCCAGGCTCGATCGTATTGTAACCGTTCAAAATGTTGCAATGGAAGCCGATAAGGCGGGGAAAGATAAACTGACAACAAGCTGCACGGCTGTTACATACCGTTTTGTAGAGCCGGAAATAAAGCCGTCCGCGGAGCCGCAAAAGGGAAAAAGAAGACGAAGGTAA
- a CDS encoding PilN domain-containing protein, translating into MIKINLLPFRLARKKENVRRQVSIFMLLLAFAAGLLYYGNSFWSDRINDLEREVASLDQALKVAMTAAQEVDRIKKELEDLAQKMKVIGDLKANRREQVELLEAMTTLVIEKRMWFTSFSVNGPTISIKGIALDNTTVADFMRKLEQSKFFSTVILGNLTKETVSKTMNLKKFEITCNKALPESPVNPKAKVS; encoded by the coding sequence ATGATAAAAATAAATCTGCTTCCATTTCGTTTGGCCCGAAAAAAGGAAAATGTTCGCCGTCAGGTATCTATTTTTATGTTGCTGCTCGCGTTTGCAGCCGGGCTTCTGTACTATGGCAATTCGTTCTGGAGTGATCGGATTAACGATTTGGAGCGAGAAGTCGCGTCTTTGGATCAAGCTCTTAAGGTTGCCATGACAGCTGCTCAGGAAGTGGATCGCATCAAAAAAGAGCTTGAGGATCTCGCCCAAAAAATGAAAGTAATCGGCGATCTCAAGGCCAACCGCAGGGAACAGGTAGAGCTTCTGGAGGCCATGACGACGCTGGTGATTGAAAAACGAATGTGGTTCACCAGCTTTTCCGTAAATGGCCCAACGATCAGCATCAAGGGGATTGCCCTGGACAATACGACCGTTGCGGATTTTATGAGGAAGTTGGAACAATCGAAATTTTTTTCGACGGTTATTTTGGGTAATTTAACCAAAGAAACGGTTAGTAAAACCATGAACCTGAAAAAGTTCGAGATTACCTGTAACAAAGCACTCCCTGAAAGTCCGGTTAATCCAAAGGCCAAGGTATCATGA